From the Maioricimonas rarisocia genome, one window contains:
- the mutS gene encoding DNA mismatch repair protein MutS, with amino-acid sequence MAAKGDAKLTPMMQRYMEVKAETPGTLLLFRMGDFYELFYEDAEIAAKILGLTLTSRDKGSSNPVAMAGFPYHALEGYLQKLIRAGHKAAICDQVEDPKTAKGMVRREVTRIVTPGTLTDDALLDPKEHNYLAAVCPRKDRLGLAWLELSTGRFHCLELSRDRQPSKPRRDGTPNPYEVDLGTLLLDELVRIRPAECLVPEDALGDPAIARLFELDGTLVTERAPWCFSDKQTHSALLEHFQTKTLEGFDVDEKATAAITAAGALLEYVRETQRSSLGHISRLEPYRRGAAMLIDETTRRSLELTHTQREGRRDGSLLDVLDETVTPMGARMLSDWLAAPLTDPVAIDRRLDAVAELADDPLLMQQVREQLDQAYDLHRLAARVATLRASPRDLGSLARTLALLPKLKAKLAGRSSDLLQTLEARLDLCPEIRSEIEAALVDEPPIATTEGGIIRPGFNSQLDELRDLARGGKKWIAEYQAREIERTGIQSMKVGFNKVFGYYLEVTAANLDKVPPEYTRKQTLKNQERFVTPELKEYEEKVLRAEEQSTALEQELFGRLRENVSAECQRLQQTAEVLAQIDVLASLALLAVNHRYCRPVIVEQPTLDIRDGRHPVLDRLQPSGEFVPNDVILGPKISDADDTPEPEGEEGNETTDEEYRLPTDASIVALITGPNMAGKSTYIRQAALLTIMAQIGSFVPASSATIGIVDRVFARVGASDELGKGQSTFMVEMTETARILNAATHRSLVILDEIGRGTSTYDGISLAWAITEFLHDEVRCRTLFATHYHELTELPTTLKHVVNWNVAVHEQEGDVIFLHKIVPGAADKSYGIHVARLAGVPGEVILRAGVILETLEADHQDAEGKTTIPARKKRSSNERQLSLFGPENHPLLDEIKGLNLDSMTPLEAMQELHRLRQQLNR; translated from the coding sequence ATGGCTGCCAAAGGAGACGCGAAACTCACCCCGATGATGCAGCGGTACATGGAGGTCAAAGCAGAGACCCCCGGCACCCTGCTGCTGTTTCGCATGGGCGACTTCTACGAGCTGTTCTACGAAGATGCCGAAATTGCCGCCAAGATCCTCGGCCTGACGCTCACCAGCCGCGACAAGGGCTCGAGTAACCCCGTCGCCATGGCCGGCTTCCCCTACCACGCCCTGGAGGGGTACCTGCAGAAACTGATCCGCGCCGGGCACAAGGCGGCCATCTGCGATCAGGTCGAAGATCCCAAGACCGCCAAGGGAATGGTCCGCCGCGAGGTGACCCGAATCGTCACCCCCGGCACCCTCACCGACGATGCGCTGCTCGACCCGAAGGAGCATAACTACCTCGCTGCCGTCTGCCCCCGCAAGGACCGTCTCGGACTGGCCTGGCTCGAACTGTCGACGGGCCGGTTTCATTGCCTCGAACTCTCGCGGGACCGCCAGCCGAGCAAGCCCCGCCGGGATGGCACCCCCAACCCTTACGAGGTGGATCTCGGCACCCTGCTGCTGGACGAACTGGTGCGGATCCGTCCGGCCGAGTGTCTGGTGCCGGAAGACGCTCTCGGCGACCCGGCGATCGCCCGTCTCTTCGAACTGGATGGCACGCTGGTGACCGAGCGGGCTCCGTGGTGCTTCTCGGACAAGCAGACGCACTCGGCCCTGCTGGAACATTTCCAGACGAAGACCCTCGAAGGATTCGACGTCGACGAGAAGGCGACCGCGGCAATCACCGCCGCCGGGGCCCTGCTCGAATACGTTCGTGAAACGCAGCGCTCATCGCTGGGACACATCAGCCGGCTGGAGCCATACCGTCGCGGGGCAGCGATGCTCATCGACGAGACGACCCGCCGCAGTCTCGAACTGACGCACACGCAGCGGGAAGGCCGCCGGGACGGCAGTCTGCTGGATGTGCTCGATGAAACGGTCACTCCGATGGGGGCGCGGATGCTCTCGGACTGGCTGGCTGCTCCACTGACCGATCCGGTCGCAATCGACCGCCGGCTCGATGCCGTCGCCGAACTGGCCGACGATCCCCTGTTGATGCAGCAGGTCCGCGAACAGCTCGACCAGGCGTACGACCTGCACCGGCTCGCCGCCCGGGTCGCGACCTTGCGGGCTTCGCCGCGGGACCTCGGCTCGCTGGCCCGCACGCTGGCACTGCTGCCGAAACTGAAGGCGAAGCTGGCCGGTCGATCCTCCGATCTGCTGCAGACTCTCGAGGCCCGGCTGGATCTCTGTCCGGAGATCCGCAGCGAGATCGAAGCGGCTCTCGTTGATGAGCCACCGATCGCCACCACCGAAGGGGGGATCATCCGCCCCGGCTTCAACTCGCAGCTGGACGAACTGCGCGATCTTGCCCGCGGCGGCAAGAAATGGATCGCCGAGTACCAGGCCCGCGAAATCGAGCGGACCGGCATTCAGTCGATGAAGGTCGGCTTCAACAAGGTGTTCGGCTACTACCTCGAAGTGACCGCCGCCAATCTCGACAAGGTTCCCCCCGAGTACACCCGCAAACAGACACTCAAGAACCAGGAACGGTTCGTCACGCCCGAGCTGAAAGAGTACGAAGAGAAGGTGCTGCGGGCGGAGGAACAGTCGACGGCGCTGGAGCAGGAGCTGTTTGGCCGGCTGCGCGAGAACGTCAGTGCCGAATGCCAGCGACTGCAGCAGACGGCGGAGGTGCTGGCCCAGATCGACGTTCTTGCCTCGCTGGCCCTGCTGGCAGTCAATCACCGCTACTGCCGGCCGGTGATCGTCGAGCAACCGACGCTCGACATCCGGGACGGCCGTCACCCGGTCCTCGACCGTCTGCAACCGAGCGGCGAATTTGTCCCCAACGATGTCATTCTGGGGCCGAAGATTTCCGACGCTGACGACACCCCGGAACCGGAAGGCGAAGAGGGGAACGAGACGACCGACGAGGAGTACCGGTTGCCGACCGACGCGTCGATCGTCGCGCTCATCACCGGCCCCAACATGGCCGGTAAGAGTACGTACATTCGGCAGGCGGCCCTGCTGACCATCATGGCGCAGATCGGTTCGTTCGTGCCGGCCTCGTCGGCGACGATCGGCATCGTCGATCGCGTGTTCGCCCGCGTGGGAGCGAGTGACGAACTGGGCAAGGGGCAGTCGACGTTCATGGTCGAGATGACCGAGACGGCCCGCATCCTCAATGCCGCCACGCACCGCAGCCTGGTGATCCTCGACGAGATCGGCCGCGGCACGAGCACGTACGACGGCATTTCGCTGGCCTGGGCGATTACCGAGTTTCTGCACGACGAAGTCCGCTGCCGCACGTTGTTCGCGACGCATTACCACGAGCTGACCGAACTTCCCACGACGCTCAAGCACGTCGTCAACTGGAACGTCGCGGTCCACGAGCAGGAAGGGGACGTGATCTTCCTGCACAAGATCGTGCCCGGAGCCGCCGACAAGAGCTACGGCATTCATGTCGCCCGGCTGGCAGGCGTTCCCGGTGAGGTGATCCTTCGAGCCGGAGTCATCCTCGAAACGCTCGAAGCGGACCACCAGGACGCGGAGGGGAAGACGACGATTCCCGCCCGGAAGAAGCGTTCGTCGAACGAGCGGCAGCTGTCGTTGTTCGGACCGGAGAACCACCCGCTGCTGGACGAGATCAAGGGGCTCAACCTCGACTCGATGACGCCGCTGGAAGCAATGCAGGAACTGCACCGACTCCGGCAGCAGTTGAATCGGTGA
- a CDS encoding SRPBCC family protein — MVVRTGPSGRRSVSAEVEVPGTPELVWAAIATGPGMSSWLVPSTCDERVGGTVRNDFGPGMESVGTIRKWGPPWRFILESEEGPGTITTEWSVEIRPRRKCGVRVVHEWVASSDAWDSQFEDYAYGWQAFFRILRLYLTHFAGQKNAGFQLRAFSGSSPLKTWSALLEGLDIRDDTRQVATAPEAPTLSGKVERQGTDANPELLLLLDRPAPGLAHLFVMPMAEHVLLSVRYYLFGEQASEAAKAAEREWSDWLARQFPAPMSW, encoded by the coding sequence ATGGTCGTCAGAACAGGTCCGTCCGGTCGGCGGTCGGTCTCAGCGGAGGTCGAAGTCCCCGGCACTCCCGAGCTTGTCTGGGCGGCGATTGCGACCGGTCCGGGTATGTCCTCGTGGCTCGTCCCCAGCACCTGCGACGAGCGTGTCGGCGGAACCGTCCGGAACGACTTCGGCCCCGGCATGGAATCGGTCGGAACGATCCGCAAGTGGGGTCCGCCGTGGCGGTTCATCCTGGAATCCGAGGAGGGTCCCGGGACGATCACGACCGAATGGTCCGTCGAGATCCGCCCGCGACGCAAGTGCGGTGTCCGCGTCGTTCACGAGTGGGTGGCCAGCAGCGACGCGTGGGACAGCCAGTTTGAGGACTACGCGTACGGCTGGCAGGCGTTTTTCCGCATTCTGCGTCTTTACCTGACGCACTTCGCCGGACAGAAGAACGCGGGATTCCAGCTCCGTGCCTTCAGCGGATCTTCGCCACTCAAGACCTGGAGCGCGCTGCTGGAAGGACTGGACATTCGCGACGACACGCGGCAAGTCGCGACCGCCCCCGAGGCGCCCACGCTCTCGGGGAAGGTCGAGAGACAGGGGACCGACGCAAACCCCGAACTTCTGCTACTGCTGGACCGCCCTGCGCCGGGACTGGCTCACCTGTTCGTCATGCCGATGGCCGAGCATGTCCTGTTATCGGTTCGCTACTACCTGTTCGGCGAGCAGGCGTCTGAAGCCGCAAAGGCCGCTGAGCGGGAGTGGTCCGACTGGCTGGCGCGGCAGTTTCCGGCGCCGATGAGCTGGTAG
- a CDS encoding SDR family oxidoreductase: protein MAFDVKEKTVLVTGANRGIGKAIVEEALQRGATKVYAAVRRLDSASPLVAEHGDRVVPVRLDLSDPATITAAAQAASDVDVVVNNAGVLKTTKATDADAIESLQYEIDINVYGLIRVAQAFAPVLKDNGGGALVQLNSVVSVKTFPDVTTYCASKAASYAVTQGLRDLLKEQGTLVVSVHPGPIQTDMGVEAGFEDIADSPDVVATAIFDAIAEDRFHVWPDVFARQVGAAYQSFAENVVEADMQENMD from the coding sequence ATGGCATTCGACGTCAAAGAGAAAACTGTTCTGGTGACGGGGGCGAACCGCGGCATCGGCAAGGCGATTGTTGAAGAAGCCCTTCAGCGTGGTGCGACGAAGGTCTACGCCGCTGTGCGACGTCTTGATTCTGCAAGTCCGCTCGTTGCCGAGCATGGTGACCGCGTCGTGCCGGTGCGGCTCGACCTGAGCGACCCGGCGACGATCACGGCCGCGGCTCAGGCAGCGTCGGATGTCGACGTCGTCGTCAATAACGCTGGCGTCCTGAAGACAACGAAGGCGACCGACGCGGACGCGATCGAATCGCTGCAGTACGAAATCGATATCAACGTCTATGGGCTGATTCGGGTCGCACAGGCGTTTGCACCGGTGCTGAAGGACAATGGGGGTGGTGCGCTGGTGCAGCTCAACAGTGTGGTTTCGGTCAAGACATTTCCGGACGTCACGACCTATTGCGCGTCCAAGGCGGCGAGTTACGCCGTCACCCAGGGGCTGCGGGATTTACTGAAGGAGCAGGGGACGCTGGTCGTCAGCGTGCATCCCGGGCCGATTCAGACCGACATGGGAGTGGAAGCCGGCTTCGAGGACATTGCCGATTCCCCCGACGTTGTCGCGACAGCGATCTTCGACGCGATTGCCGAAGACCGGTTCCACGTCTGGCCCGACGTGTTCGCCCGTCAGGTGGGCGCTGCCTACCAGAGTTTCGCCGAGAATGTCGTCGAAGCGGATATGCAGGAGAACATGGATTAA
- a CDS encoding TetR/AcrR family transcriptional regulator, with product MPWEKSFDESDVVDCAMRVFWEKGYASTSISDITDATGIKRGSLYNAFEGKHDLFLKSLLKYDDEQRRQRLRKLESIDDPREAIATFFDHIVKDSLKDPARRGCLVINTSLDYPQHDEEVRKIVDDAFRELTDFFERAIRRGHERGEIPQTVEPRPTAKALVALLVGLRVLGRGAFGKTALQQIAAQAQRLIS from the coding sequence ATGCCCTGGGAAAAATCCTTCGACGAGTCCGACGTGGTCGACTGCGCGATGCGCGTCTTCTGGGAGAAAGGCTACGCCTCCACATCGATCTCGGACATCACCGATGCCACCGGGATCAAGCGCGGCAGCCTCTACAACGCGTTTGAGGGAAAGCACGACCTGTTTCTGAAGTCGCTGCTGAAGTACGACGATGAGCAGCGGCGGCAGCGGCTTCGCAAGCTCGAATCGATTGACGATCCGCGGGAAGCGATCGCGACTTTCTTTGATCACATCGTCAAGGACTCACTGAAGGATCCCGCCCGGCGGGGATGCCTGGTCATCAATACGTCGCTCGACTATCCGCAGCACGACGAGGAAGTCCGGAAGATCGTCGACGATGCCTTCCGGGAACTGACCGACTTCTTCGAGCGCGCCATCCGCCGCGGACACGAACGTGGTGAGATCCCCCAAACGGTTGAACCCCGGCCGACAGCGAAAGCTCTGGTGGCACTGCTCGTGGGACTTCGTGTGCTGGGACGCGGCGCATTCGGGAAGACCGCGCTCCAGCAGATCGCCGCACAGGCGCAGCGGCTGATCTCGTGA
- a CDS encoding carboxymuconolactone decarboxylase family protein, whose protein sequence is MAEFPVHTAEAAGESGPLLEKSQKAYGFVPNLHAVMAESPAMLEAYQALSDLFTNRTSLNPTEQQIIAMTNNRLNGCTYCMAAHTTIMQKARVPEDVITALREGTPIADPKLEALRAFAEKINVSRGWPDESDIETLLAAGYTRQTVLEVIVGTAYKVLSNYTNHVAETPLDEAFAANEWNADTQSVG, encoded by the coding sequence ATGGCAGAGTTTCCAGTTCATACGGCAGAGGCGGCTGGCGAGAGCGGACCACTGCTGGAGAAGAGTCAGAAGGCGTACGGCTTCGTTCCGAATCTCCATGCGGTGATGGCCGAATCGCCCGCTATGCTGGAAGCGTATCAGGCGCTCTCGGATCTCTTCACCAACAGGACGAGTCTGAATCCGACTGAGCAGCAGATCATCGCCATGACCAACAACCGTCTGAACGGTTGCACGTACTGCATGGCCGCTCATACGACGATCATGCAGAAGGCGCGAGTGCCGGAGGATGTCATCACCGCGTTGCGCGAGGGGACGCCGATCGCCGACCCGAAGCTCGAAGCATTGCGGGCGTTCGCCGAGAAGATCAACGTCAGCCGCGGCTGGCCGGACGAGAGCGATATCGAGACGCTGTTGGCCGCCGGCTACACCCGGCAGACGGTCCTCGAGGTGATTGTGGGGACCGCCTACAAGGTTCTGTCGAACTACACCAATCATGTCGCAGAGACGCCGCTCGATGAGGCGTTCGCGGCCAACGAATGGAACGCAGACACCCAGTCGGTCGGCTGA
- a CDS encoding DUF3180 domain-containing protein, whose amino-acid sequence MSSTVEKSGAAGGDQKFVDFDEFVDYQLRKTRTEIKQTDVLTGLVGIAVVVLGYLLTFVLLDQWVIAGGFSPRVRTLMLAALVLAVGAWMVRRLIWPYFHRVTELYAARELEQSDPGLKSTLLTLVDLRRAGRPVPNQLKTAMEKRAAVSLSQMDLERVVDRRALMRLSYVMLGLVAAMCAYAVLSPKSMSASIWRALLPAADVAVSTRTVIEDVDPGNASVLSRSMVEVTAELSGQIPEDVLLLYTTSDRRFVDEPIVMQESGEGLNRYRALLSGANGEGLLQDLTYHIEAGDARTSTYTVEVHQPPTAKVEEIAYDYPAYMQIDDKVQASPAIDAWEGTTVSVRASTNMPVVSARLILSETDDLSLKGVEIPMKVSDGRELAATWQLEFWEDGAAPQFYHIQLKTEAGDEDPRPTLHPVRVRKDLPPQLTMLYPTSNIEAAADATIPLAYEARDPDFQLRSVTLRLQRGDVELEQAPRLYGGPPFTSAIRSTYDLELEEFDLQPGDRLTLWLEAYDNLEPFPGRGENRTVTPKIHIDIVEDVPPEQAAQQEQQRRREREDRLDEREQQEQRGGEMAEQPQEPQPGEEPMEGTTSEEPGEEGAEGEMSETAEGQGRQPGESPQPSDTSEGAPGEQPQQESPSYERSDQRPQDGTEPMPSEQPQEGSPEEGQPQDGSPQERRPGDEPMPSPQPEQGSDSRSEQPQKPQRPEKALDDEALRKLMEKYDREPKPEVGTEPQQPEQKGDEQQPRDEQTRPGEEPMPESQPGERPADERPAGDEPMPGDEMPGEQPMPQDGMGETPDTPLGEQPMAEGERPQDSQGPGEKPEPGQQAPAPGEEPSDPMSEKPAGPEGGTSEPMPSPDGDMPGEAESTKPGSEPSKPGEEPSGQPKPSDQPMPGAQEEPAPDSPDAQQRPDDGTGKGMAKPEDDPNAKPTPAEQRQDPQPGDEPMRKPGTGEGPMDEVPQDPQQKPGTRGSEQKPGMQPEPGEEGQAPSPQETKPNGQPPSDPPQPSDATAPQKGTDQPSGDQPSGDQPGQQPGDPSESGEPSDSGKPGDPSAQKGSPEGGKPGEGGEPGDAQKGEGGAGGEKPSGEKPEGDMPENGEPMQDGEQPEGEKGAGEKGGEKGGGEKGGGEKGGGEKGGGEKGAGEGGAEGGGAGEEPGEGGMKPGQGSASGDGKTAGGGGFEGGTDTGDGTGTGSGTDAAAQGTPADLEAKKKAANLVLDRLSEDLKRGEVDQQMLEDLGWNENDLRSFMQRLEDRLSSAGDDPSPEARFRQQQFESLLKGLDYKPESMERSGGDGPRRSAQGFAPARRPAPPEYRGDQEAYKRRLLRMRQIQPESGE is encoded by the coding sequence ATGTCGTCAACAGTCGAGAAATCCGGCGCAGCAGGTGGGGATCAGAAGTTCGTCGACTTCGACGAATTTGTGGACTACCAGCTCCGCAAGACGCGCACGGAGATCAAGCAGACCGACGTCCTGACCGGTCTGGTCGGGATTGCGGTCGTCGTGCTGGGATACCTGCTGACGTTCGTGCTGCTCGACCAGTGGGTGATCGCCGGGGGCTTCAGCCCCCGCGTGCGCACGCTGATGCTCGCGGCCCTCGTGCTGGCGGTTGGCGCGTGGATGGTGCGCCGGCTGATCTGGCCATATTTCCATCGAGTGACCGAGCTGTATGCCGCGCGCGAGCTGGAGCAGTCCGATCCGGGACTGAAGAGCACGCTGCTGACGCTTGTCGACCTTCGCCGGGCCGGCCGGCCGGTGCCGAATCAGCTCAAGACGGCGATGGAGAAGCGGGCGGCCGTCAGTCTTTCGCAGATGGACCTCGAACGCGTTGTTGATCGCCGGGCCCTGATGCGACTGTCGTACGTGATGCTGGGGCTGGTGGCGGCGATGTGTGCATACGCCGTACTTTCACCCAAGAGCATGTCGGCGTCGATCTGGCGGGCGCTGCTACCGGCCGCCGATGTGGCGGTCTCCACCCGCACGGTGATTGAGGACGTCGATCCCGGCAATGCGAGTGTTCTTTCCCGTTCGATGGTGGAAGTGACCGCAGAACTATCCGGGCAGATCCCTGAAGACGTCCTGCTGCTGTACACCACGTCCGATCGCCGGTTCGTCGACGAGCCGATCGTGATGCAGGAATCGGGCGAGGGGCTCAATCGCTATCGGGCGCTGCTGTCCGGAGCGAACGGCGAAGGCCTGCTGCAGGATCTGACCTATCACATTGAGGCGGGAGATGCGCGGACATCGACGTATACGGTCGAAGTCCATCAGCCACCGACCGCGAAGGTCGAGGAGATCGCGTACGACTATCCCGCCTACATGCAGATCGACGACAAGGTCCAAGCCTCGCCGGCAATCGACGCCTGGGAAGGGACGACCGTATCGGTCCGCGCCTCGACCAACATGCCGGTCGTCAGTGCCCGGCTGATCCTCTCGGAGACGGACGACCTGTCGCTCAAGGGCGTCGAGATCCCGATGAAGGTCTCGGACGGTCGTGAACTGGCGGCAACCTGGCAACTCGAGTTCTGGGAAGACGGTGCCGCTCCGCAGTTCTACCACATTCAGCTCAAGACCGAGGCGGGAGACGAAGATCCCCGGCCGACGCTGCATCCGGTTCGCGTCCGCAAGGACCTGCCACCGCAGCTGACGATGCTGTATCCCACCAGCAATATCGAGGCGGCCGCGGATGCCACGATTCCTCTCGCGTACGAAGCCCGGGACCCCGACTTTCAGCTTCGTTCGGTGACGCTTCGCCTGCAGCGCGGAGATGTCGAACTCGAGCAGGCGCCGCGGCTGTACGGGGGACCTCCGTTCACCTCGGCGATCCGATCCACTTACGATCTCGAACTCGAGGAGTTCGACCTGCAGCCGGGCGATCGACTGACGCTGTGGCTCGAAGCGTACGACAACCTCGAACCGTTCCCCGGCCGTGGCGAGAACCGGACCGTCACGCCGAAGATCCATATCGACATCGTGGAGGATGTCCCCCCTGAGCAGGCCGCTCAGCAGGAACAGCAGCGGCGGCGCGAACGGGAAGACCGCCTGGACGAACGGGAGCAGCAGGAACAGCGAGGCGGGGAAATGGCCGAGCAACCTCAGGAGCCGCAACCCGGCGAAGAACCGATGGAGGGAACGACCTCCGAGGAGCCGGGCGAAGAAGGGGCCGAAGGGGAGATGTCGGAGACCGCCGAAGGGCAGGGTCGGCAGCCCGGCGAGTCGCCGCAGCCGTCCGACACATCCGAGGGTGCCCCGGGCGAGCAGCCCCAGCAGGAGAGTCCCTCCTACGAGCGGTCGGACCAGCGTCCGCAGGACGGGACTGAACCGATGCCGTCCGAACAGCCACAGGAAGGTTCGCCTGAAGAGGGCCAACCGCAGGACGGATCGCCGCAGGAACGTCGGCCGGGTGATGAACCGATGCCGTCTCCGCAGCCGGAGCAGGGGAGTGATTCCCGTTCCGAGCAGCCGCAGAAGCCACAGCGACCGGAGAAGGCCCTCGATGACGAGGCGCTCCGCAAGCTGATGGAGAAGTACGACCGGGAACCGAAGCCGGAAGTCGGGACCGAGCCACAGCAGCCCGAGCAGAAGGGCGATGAACAGCAGCCCCGTGACGAGCAGACCCGTCCGGGCGAAGAACCGATGCCCGAGTCGCAACCGGGCGAACGTCCGGCCGATGAACGTCCTGCTGGTGACGAGCCGATGCCGGGCGATGAGATGCCGGGCGAGCAGCCGATGCCTCAGGACGGCATGGGCGAGACGCCGGACACTCCGCTTGGCGAGCAGCCGATGGCGGAAGGCGAGCGTCCGCAGGATTCGCAGGGACCGGGCGAGAAACCGGAGCCTGGTCAGCAGGCACCGGCACCAGGCGAAGAGCCTTCCGACCCGATGAGCGAGAAGCCGGCCGGACCGGAAGGGGGCACCAGCGAACCGATGCCCAGTCCGGATGGTGACATGCCGGGCGAGGCAGAATCGACGAAGCCGGGCAGCGAACCGTCGAAACCGGGAGAGGAACCATCCGGCCAGCCCAAACCGAGCGATCAGCCGATGCCCGGTGCGCAGGAAGAACCGGCTCCCGATTCTCCGGATGCGCAGCAGCGTCCCGACGACGGCACCGGGAAGGGAATGGCGAAGCCGGAGGATGATCCGAACGCGAAGCCGACCCCTGCCGAGCAGCGACAGGATCCGCAGCCGGGTGACGAGCCGATGCGGAAGCCGGGAACTGGCGAAGGTCCGATGGACGAGGTCCCACAGGACCCGCAGCAGAAGCCCGGGACGCGCGGCAGCGAGCAGAAGCCGGGTATGCAGCCCGAGCCGGGAGAAGAAGGTCAGGCCCCCTCACCGCAGGAAACGAAGCCGAACGGCCAGCCGCCGAGCGATCCGCCGCAGCCGTCCGACGCGACCGCGCCGCAGAAGGGAACGGACCAGCCGTCCGGCGATCAGCCATCGGGAGATCAGCCCGGGCAGCAACCGGGCGATCCTTCCGAGAGTGGCGAACCGTCCGACTCCGGCAAGCCGGGAGATCCGTCTGCGCAGAAGGGCAGCCCCGAAGGCGGCAAGCCCGGTGAAGGGGGCGAACCCGGCGACGCTCAGAAGGGGGAAGGTGGTGCCGGTGGCGAGAAACCGTCTGGAGAAAAACCGGAAGGTGACATGCCCGAGAACGGCGAGCCGATGCAGGACGGCGAACAGCCTGAAGGCGAAAAGGGAGCCGGTGAGAAAGGTGGTGAAAAGGGAGGCGGCGAGAAAGGCGGCGGTGAAAAGGGTGGTGGAGAGAAAGGTGGCGGTGAAAAAGGGGCCGGCGAAGGTGGTGCCGAAGGGGGCGGTGCCGGCGAAGAGCCGGGCGAAGGCGGCATGAAACCGGGGCAGGGATCTGCATCCGGCGATGGCAAGACCGCCGGTGGTGGCGGATTCGAAGGCGGAACCGACACGGGCGACGGGACCGGCACCGGTTCTGGAACCGACGCCGCCGCTCAGGGAACTCCCGCCGACCTCGAAGCGAAGAAGAAAGCCGCCAACCTCGTCCTCGATCGTCTCTCCGAAGACCTCAAACGGGGCGAAGTCGATCAGCAGATGCTCGAAGACCTCGGCTGGAACGAAAACGACCTCCGGAGCTTCATGCAGCGGCTTGAGGATCGGCTCTCCTCCGCGGGGGATGATCCGTCACCGGAAGCCCGGTTCCGCCAGCAGCAGTTCGAATCCCTCCTCAAGGGGCTCGATTACAAGCCGGAAAGTATGGAGCGAAGCGGCGGCGACGGTCCGCGGCGTTCGGCTCAGGGATTTGCACCGGCCCGACGGCCCGCGCCCCCCGAGTACCGCGGCGACCAGGAAGCGTACAAGCGACGCCTGCTGCGGATGCGTCAGATCCAGCCGGAAAGCGGCGAGTAG
- a CDS encoding PEP-CTERM sorting domain-containing protein yields the protein MMRAIYSMAACALVLIATAEQVQGGMITNGSFETGDFSGWGIVDLSQPFVSLEVRADGYSPSWGLFFSEATDGNYSATHGFDGIDPGTIRIFQDIGVVDPFTDLLTFDYRVGWLLGIFPGTPMDRNLNLNVYQSGSFGTLLGSHHVMTLPGGTNNTDSGNLSGMIDLSSYHGQAVRISFDAHVPESQTGPAFFQLDDVQLSASSASPVPEPSSLALLGIGIAGIGAARRRRRMKQQDTIA from the coding sequence ATGATGCGGGCCATTTACTCGATGGCGGCGTGCGCGCTGGTGCTCATCGCTACGGCGGAGCAAGTGCAGGGGGGGATGATCACAAACGGCAGTTTCGAGACGGGCGATTTCAGCGGCTGGGGTATCGTCGACCTTTCACAGCCTTTTGTATCGCTTGAAGTTCGTGCAGATGGTTACTCGCCGAGCTGGGGATTGTTTTTCTCTGAAGCGACTGACGGGAACTACTCGGCAACTCACGGATTCGATGGCATTGACCCCGGCACGATCCGCATCTTTCAGGATATCGGGGTTGTTGATCCGTTCACCGACCTGTTGACATTTGACTATCGAGTCGGGTGGTTGTTGGGGATCTTTCCCGGTACGCCGATGGATCGAAATCTGAACTTGAACGTATACCAGTCAGGCTCGTTCGGGACGTTGCTCGGTAGTCATCATGTGATGACGCTTCCCGGCGGAACAAACAATACCGACTCAGGCAATCTTTCAGGCATGATTGATTTGTCTTCGTACCATGGGCAGGCTGTCAGGATCAGCTTCGATGCCCATGTCCCAGAGTCCCAAACAGGTCCCGCCTTCTTTCAGCTCGACGATGTTCAGTTGTCTGCGAGTTCTGCCTCGCCCGTCCCCGAACCTTCTTCTCTCGCCCTGCTCGGCATCGGTATCGCCGGGATCGGGGCCGCTCGTCGCCGACGACGTATGAAGCAGCAGGACACCATCGCCTGA